From the genome of Labrus bergylta chromosome 12, fLabBer1.1, whole genome shotgun sequence, one region includes:
- the aurkaip1 gene encoding aurora kinase A-interacting protein, with product MFTSKVVPRLSLILKATCGLQAHGVILNGCARRALPAYCSSLTQKQRNYSTAADNTSPPRWVQLEPELEEALVPRKLSVSPLESWLSLRYSLPPALDSAPPQEDAGPVEEKVLPPIAVPVLEEGEGSATPLQCKNVLEIRRRMMNRHKYRKLQKRTKFLRRRVMESRGRRKQRRFEEDLKKIWSRAGLKKAPDGWNTPKLFLKQHGNRRD from the exons ATGTTTACCTCCAAGGTTGTTCCTCGTTTAAGTCTGATCCTCAAAGCAACGT GTGGACTTCAAGCCCATGGAGTCATTCTGAATGGATGTGCACGGCGGGCTCTTCCTGCGTACTGCTCCTcactgacacagaaacagagaaactaTTCCACAGCAGCCGACAACACATCCCCTCCGCGATGGGTCCAACTTGAACCAGAATTGGAGGAGGCTCTTGTGCCACGCAAGCTGTCAGTAAGTCCTCTGGAGAGCTGGCTCTCCCTGCGCTACTCCCTTCCCCCTGCACTGGATTCTGCCCCGCCGCAGGAGGACGCGGGGCCTGTGGAGGAGAAGGTGCTGCCGCCAATCGCTGTCCCTGTGTTAGAGGAGGGTGAGGGTTCAGCGACACCCCTTCAGTGTAAGAATGTTTTGGAGATCCGGCGACGGATGATGAACCGGCATAAATACAGGAAGCTGCAGAAAAGGACAAAGTTCTTGAGaaggagagtgatggagagcaGGGGGAGAAGAAAGCAG agacGATTTGAGGAGGACCTGAAGAAGATTTGGTCACGGGCTGGACTGAAGAAGGCTCCAGACGGATGGAATACACCTAAGCTCTTCCTTAAGCAGCATGGAAACAGAAGGGACTGA
- the LOC109986500 gene encoding matrix remodeling-associated protein 8 translates to MNLDMTLLKLLAVLLLPAAWAQSSSSRLGVVVEAKNITLPEGSKAVLPCHSPRMVWTQDRLKDRQRVVHWDVVRSSPEYSVERVLDMSPGARLRVYNGFNKGRVSVPESAFNDGNFSLIINNVVTTDRGVYTCNLHHHYCQIHQSIQIQLNVTKSARKERRYWDGEKTVFIVLLGSSVVLPCVNRRPLWREGLQEDQQQVAHWDFQAPGVRPDRADRLVDLYASGERRDYGPLFAQSKMSVEEDAFTLGDFSLSISALKPVDRGLYSCNLHHHYCGLSERRIFRLTVGPPLPSAPTTAPRVFQNEEPEERTEESESPRVVTVILPEHRGYFLQHLGYFLATFLLLAFIVVAVIVLTRRRKKRGLEYELRGSERRNRMSQGEMSLDCTELKACNQAPLNSEYKNNLLKERDMTKDCNNDFEGKLWK, encoded by the exons ATGAACCTCGATATGACACTATTAAAAC TTCTTGCAGTGCTCCTCCTGCCAGCAG CGTGGgctcagagcagcagcagcaggctcgGTGTGGTGGTGGAGGCCAAGAACATCACCCTCCCCGAAGGGTCTAAGGCCGTCCTGCCCTGCCACAGCCCCCGCATGGTGTGGACCCAAGACCGACTGAAGGACCGGCAGAGGGTGGTGCACTGGGACGTGGTCCGCAGCAGCCCCGAATACTCTGTGGAGCGAGTCCTGGATATGTCACCCGGAGCGCGACTGAGAGTCTACAACGGCTTCAACAAGGGACGCGTCTCGGTCCCAGAATCTGCTTTTAACGACGGAAACTTCTCCCTCATCATCAACA ATGTGGTCACGACAGACAGAGGAGTGTATACCTGTAATCTGCACCATCACTACTGCCAGATCCACCAGTCCATTCAAATCCAGCTCAATGTCACTAAATCAG CTCGGAAAGAGAGGCGTTACTGGGACGGGGAGAAGACTGTTTTCATAGTCCTGCTTGGCAGCTCCGTCGTGTTGCCTTGCGTGAACCGGCGCCCCCTGTGGAGGGAGGGTCTCCAGGAGGACCAGCAGCAGGTGGCTCACTGGGACTTCCAGGCCCCTGGAGTGCGTCCTGACAGAGCCGATCGCCTCGTCGACCTCTACGCCTCCGGAGAGCGCCGGGATTATGGACCCCTCTTCGCCCAGAGCAAGATGAGTGTGGAGGAGGATGCTTTCACTCTGGGggacttctctctctccatttctgccCTGAAGCCTGTCGACAGAGGCCTGTACTCCTGCAACCTCCATCACCACTACTGCGGCCTGAGTGAGAGACGCATCTTCAGGCTCACAGTGGGACCCCCGCTTCCGTCCGCTCCCACTACAGCACCTAGAGTTTTCCAGAATGAGGAGCCAGAGGAAA GGACTGAAGAGTCTGAGAGCCCACGCGTTGTGACCGTCATCCTCCCTGAGCATCGAGGTTATTTCTTGCAGCATCTGGGTTACTTCCTGGCAACTTTCTTACTGCTGGCGTTCATCGTTGTCGCTGTAATTGTGCTGACTCGGCGGCGCAAAAAGAGAG GGCTTGAGTATGAGCTGCGCGGATCTGAGCG GAGAAATAGGATGAGTCAAGGTGAAATGTCATTAGATTGCACTGAACTGAAGGCCTGTAACCAAGCCCCTCTGAATTCAG AGTACAAAAACAACCTGCTGAAAGAGCGAGATATGACCAAAGACTGCAATAACG ACTTTGAAGGAAAGCTGTGGAAGTGA